A stretch of DNA from Xylanibacillus composti:
AGACGGCGGAGCGGCTTCACGGCATTTTTCTGGAAATTGTCATCGCGCCGACGTTCTCGCCGGAGGCTCTGGAAATCCTTATGCAGAAGAAGAACATTCGCCTGCTCGCACTTGGCGAAGGAGCGCTGAAGAAAGCGGCGGACCCGATTGTCGTGACGGTAGAAGGCGGCGCTCTGGTGCAGGATGTGGATGACCGCAGCTTGACCGAGGCGGATTTGAAGGTGGTCACGAAGCGGCAGCCGACGCCGGAGGAGATGCGGCAGCTGCTGTTCGGCTGGAAGGTGGTCAAGCACGTGAAGTCGAATGCGATTGTGCTGGCGAACGATGATATGACGGTCGGCGTCGGTGCCGGACAGATGAACCGGGTCGGCGCGGCCAGGATTGCGATTGAGCAAGCCGGGATCAAGGCGCAGGGCGCGGCTCTGGCGAGCGATGCGTTCTTCCCGATGGGCGATACGGTGGAGCTGGCGGCGCAGGCGGGCGTCAAGGCGATCATTCAGCCGGGCGGCTCGATCAAGGACGAGGAGTCGATTCAGGCGGCGGACAAGTACGGCATCGCGATGGTGTTCACCGGCGTTCGCCATTTCAAGCACTAATCGAAGGTTTTGAAGGTTTCTATTACTTTTGCGGGTATTCGTTGCGGCGCTCCGGCCCCTGCCGAAGGGACTAGTCAGGGCGCCGCTTTTTCGCTATGATGAAGGAAATAGACGAGGGTGACAGGGGGCAATTAGCAGTGCGTATTTTAGTAGTAGGCCGCGGCGGCAGGGAGCATGCGATTGTGTGGGCTCTTGCCAAAAGCGCCAAGATCACCAAGATTTACTGCGCGCCGGGCAATGCCGGCATTGCGGAATTTGCGGAGAATGTGCCGATTCAGGAGGACCAGTTCGAAGAGCTGGCGCAGTTCGCGCTGGATCACGTGGTGGACCTGGTCGTCGTAGGTCCGGAAGACCCGTTGTTCGCAGGCATCGTGGATGTGCTGGAGTCGCATCGCATTCCGGTGTTCGGACCGCGGAAGAATGCGGCGATTATCGAGGGCAGCAAGGTGTTTACGAAGGATCTGATGAAAAAATACAGCATTCCGACAGCAGCGTACGAATCATTCACGGACTATGAGTCTGCACATGCCTACTTGCGCGAGCAAAGCTTGCCGATTGTTATTAAAGCCGACGGCTTGGCGGCAGGCAAGGGGGTAACGGTCGCTTCAACGTGGGAGGAGGCCGAAACGGCGCTGCGCGACATCATGGTGCAGAAGAGCTTCGGCGATGCGGGCAATTCGGTCGTGATCGAGGAATGCTTGACCGGGCAGGAAATGTCGATCCTGGCCTTCGTGGACGGGGAGGTCGTTCGACCGATGGTGCCGGCACAGGATCATAAGCCGGTCTATGACAATGACCGTGGGCCGAATACGGGAGGCATGGGCACGTATTCTCCGGTGCCGCACATCCCGCAATCGATTGTGGACGAAGCGATTGCGACGATCCTCAAGCCAACGGCGAAGGCGATGGTTGCCGAAGGGCGTCCGTTCAGAGGGGTGCTCTATGCGGGCTTGATGATCACGCCGGACGGGCCGAAGACGATTGAGTTCAACTGCCGCTTCGGCGATCCGGAAACGCAGGTTGTGCT
This window harbors:
- the purD gene encoding phosphoribosylamine--glycine ligase, with amino-acid sequence MRILVVGRGGREHAIVWALAKSAKITKIYCAPGNAGIAEFAENVPIQEDQFEELAQFALDHVVDLVVVGPEDPLFAGIVDVLESHRIPVFGPRKNAAIIEGSKVFTKDLMKKYSIPTAAYESFTDYESAHAYLREQSLPIVIKADGLAAGKGVTVASTWEEAETALRDIMVQKSFGDAGNSVVIEECLTGQEMSILAFVDGEVVRPMVPAQDHKPVYDNDRGPNTGGMGTYSPVPHIPQSIVDEAIATILKPTAKAMVAEGRPFRGVLYAGLMITPDGPKTIEFNCRFGDPETQVVLPRLETELVDIFLATVNGRLQDMEISWTDEAAVCVVLASGGYPGPYEKGMPISGLNDVRESIVFHAGTAEKDGQIVTNGGRLLGVTALGADLAEARAKAYEDVERIVYEGRHYRTDIGKKAFDLSQQG